The Haploplasma axanthum region TTATTTTTTTAATCAAATTAATAATATAAAAGAAAGAGAAAATGAAATTGGTATTTTAAGGTCTTTAGGTGTTAGTCGAAATATTGTGTTTAAGGTTTTTCTATACGAAGCAATTCTCATCATGTCGTTTATAACTATCATTTCATTTATGTTAAGTACTATAGGTGTTGAATATTTAAATGGTTTTATAGCAGGAAAGCTTCAAACATCATACAATTTATTATATATAACTTCTAAACAAGGTTTTATCATGTTATTTTTTATTTTAACAATAATATTGTCTTGTATATATATACCTTTCAAAAGAATAAGTAAAAATGAAATAGTTACGTTAATAAAAAAGGTTGAATAATAATACTGAAGTAACAGGTTTAGAATCTGTTACTTTTTTTAATTGTTATTTTAAAAAATAAGTTAATATGATAAAATATATAGTAACTGGGAGGTTAAACAGTTAATAAAAAAATGAAGCATTTTTATTAATAATTTAAAAGAGAGAAAGAGGAAGCAAAAAATGGATTTATTTACAAAAGCGTACACCTATGATACCGCTAAAAAAGCGAAGCAAGGTGGTTTTTATCCGTATTTTCATGAGTTAAGTAGTAAGCAAGATGTTTTAGTAGAAATGGAAGGACATGAAGTTATCATGATAGGATCTAATAATTATTTAGGTCTTACTACTCATCCTGAAGTAATTAAAGCGTCAATGGAAGCTACGGAAAAATATGGAACAGGTGTTTCAGGATCAAGATTTTTAAATGGAACACTTGACTTACACTTAGAATTAGAAAAGGATTTAGCAAAATTTTTAGGTAAAGAAGATGCGACAATTTTTTCAACAGGATATCAATCAAACTTAGGATTTATTTCAGCAATTGCTGGAAGAAATGATTTAATATTTAGCGATAAAGAAAATCATGCAAGTATTTATGATGGAATAAAACTTAGTTATGCTGAAATGATTAGATATAATCATAATGATATGGATGATTTAGAGAAAAAATTAGCAGCTGCTGATCCTAAAAAAGGGAAATTAATTGTAACTGATGGTGTATTTAGCATGGGTGGAGATCTATGTAAATTACCTGAACTTGTTAAATTAGCTAAAAAATATGGAGCAAGATTAATGGTTGATGATGCCCATGGACTAGGAGTTATGGGAAAAACCGGAAGAGGTACTGCAGAGCATTTTGACTTAATGAATGAAGTTGATATTGTTATGGGGACATTTTCTAAGTCATTAGCAAGTAGTGGTGGATTTATTGCTGGTGAAAAAGATGTTATTGAATATATTAGACATCATTCAAGACCATATATATTTAATGCGGCAATACCGCCATCGAATACTGCAGCTGCTCATGCGGCATTAAAAGTTCTAATGAGAGAACCTGAAAGAGTTGAAAATTTAAGAAAAGTTTCAAATTATGTTAGAGAAGGATTAAAATCTCGTGGATTAAAAATTAGAGAGTCAATAACTCCAATTATTCCGATTTTCACATATACGCCAATTAGAACAATGGTTGCATGCAACACGTTGTTTAAAAACGGTGTTTATGTTAATCCCGTTGTTCCACCTGCAACAGCACATGGTGAATGTTTAATTAGAACTAGTTATATGGCTACACATCCAAAAGAGTTATTGGATAAAGCAATGGATACGATTGTTAAAGTTCTTAATGAATTACCATCAGAAGAGGAAATTCTAAAATGAAAGTTGCAATAGTTACAGGATCATCTTCCGGAATTGGTTATGCACTTTGTAACCTCCTAAGTAAAAAGGGCATAAAGGTATATGGAATATCTAGAACAATTAGCGAAAATGAAAATGTAATAAACATATCTGGAGATGTCACTAAAGCTGATGATATTAAAAAGATTTTTGCAAGTATTTATGAAAAAGAAGGCAGAATAGATTATTTAATTAATAATGCCGGTATGGGAATTTCTGGGAGTGTTGAAGCAACCTCTCTTGAAGATTTTGAGAGTATTTTTAATGTTAATTTAAAAGGAACTTTTATTACTAGTAAAGAAATTCTTCCGTATATGCGAAAGAATAATTCAGGTAAGATAGTTAATATTGGTTCAGTAGCAAGTGAGTTTTCAATTCCTTTTCAAACGTTTTATAGTAGTTCTAAAGCTGCTATAAAAGCATTTAGTGAAGCATTAAATAACGAAGTATCTCCATATGGTATTAGTGTTTGTACTATATTGCCTGGAGATGTAAAAACGAATTTTACGAAATCAAGAAAAACAAATGAAAATGAATTAGAAGCGTATGAAAAAAGAGTCAGTAAATCAATTGGTTTGATGGCTAAAGATGAACAAAACGGTATGGATGTTCAATATGTAAGTAAAGTTATTTATAAGACAATTAATAAAAAGCGAATGCCAATTCAAAAAACAATTGGTTTTAAATATAAAGTTTTTATTTTTTTGAAGAGATTTTTACCTACAAAAGTTGTTAATAAATTGGTTGGGGCAATATACGCTTTTAAAAAAGAAAGATAAGGAATAGAAGTGCATAAACAACATAGTATTTTTTTAAAAGCGATATTATCAGGTATATATATCGCGATTGCAGGAGTTACATATCTAGTTGTCAGTGATATGACTGGAAGTAAATTAATTGGTGCGTTATTATTTAGTTTAGCATTATTAGTTATTTGTAACAGAGGGTATTACTTATATACTGGGAAAATTGGATATTTATTACCTTATAAAAAAGGTGGACTGAAAATGATTGGGCAAACACTTGCTGGAAACTTTGTTGGTATAGTGATTGTTGTTTTAATGATTTTCTTAGCAGGAGTACCAAATATAACTGAATTGGCTAAAGTAGCTGTTGATCATAAACTTGATAATACATGGTATGAAATAATTGGATTATCATTCTTTTGTGGAATATTAATGTATACTGCTGTTGATGGATTTTATAATATCAAAAGTGATTTTGGTAAAAATATAATTGTTATTTTATCAGTTGTTGTGTTCATAGTTGCAGGATTTGAGCATTGTATTGCCAATATAGCGTATTTTATGTTAGCAAAAACAATTAGTTTAAAAGTTGTGCTATACTTTATTTTGATGGTAATTGGTAATGCAATGGGTGCAATATTGATTAATTTACTACACGAAAGAATAAAAAAAGAAAGTAGTGAAGCAGTAAATTAAATAGAAGGTAGGGGAAAAGTATTATGAAATATTTACTTTTATATAATCCAGTAAGTGGTAAGGGAAAATTCTATAAGAAGATACCATATATTAAGGATTATTTTAAGAATAAAGGTTTAGAACTTGATATATATAGTTCCAAATCACCGAAAGATTTAGAAGATAAGGCAACAATGTTTTCTAGCAAGTACGATGTATTTTTAGTATCAGGTGGTGATGGAACTATTAATGAAGTTGTTAATGGATTAATGCGAGTTAATAAAAGGCCGTCACTTGCTGTATTACCAAGTGGTACAGCAAATGATGTTGCTGCAATATTAGGTATAAGTAAAAAGATAAAGAAAACATTAGATATTATTACTACAACAAAACCTGTGGGCATGGATGTTAATTTACTTAATGATCGATATTTTTTATATACAACTGCCGCTGGAATTTTAACAAAAATTAGTTATGACATCCCAAGAAGTAAAGTTAAGAAGTTTGGTTATTTTGCGTATCTATCTGAAGGTGCAAAAGATATTATGAAAAACTATCGAATGAAGATGAATGTTGTTCATGATGAAGGCGAAATTAGTGGTGAATTTATGCTTGTTTTAGGATTAAGTTCTAGAAGAGTAGGTGGATTTTTCCTTAAGAATTTCTCAAGGCCTAAATTAGATGATGGAAAATTTGAACTTAGACTTATTAGATCTAGAAAATTTTTCAAACTAACAAAACTTGCAAGTTTCTTCCTATTTGGTGGTAAAAAAGGAAAACGTGACGTACAACTTGAATCAAGTTATTATAAAATATCAACATCATCTGATATAGTTTGGAATACTGATGGAGAAAAAGCTTGTATCGGTGAAGTTGAGATTACAGTGATGAAAAAACAAATAAATGTTTATGTTAGTAAAAAATCTAAAAAGAAATTTTTTAGTATAAATGATTGACAAATAATCTTTTAAAATGTTATAATAAGAACGTTGTGAAAATGACGTACATTTAATAAATATGTTGGTAATTGAATTACCAATTTATTTTTGGAAAGAAAATGAAACACATGGGTGTGTGTTTGGAAAGGAGAAACCAAAATGCCAACGATATCACAATTGATTAAAAATGGTAGAGAAGATAAAATTGATAAATCAAAATCACCAGCACTAGGATACGGTTATAACAGTATTCAAAAAAAGAGAAGTGACTATACATCACCTCAAAAACGTGGGGTTTGTACTCGTGTTACAACAATGACACCAAGGAAACCAAACTCAGCTTTACGTAAATATGCTCGTGTTAGATTATCAAATGGAACTGAAGTTACAGCTTATATCCCAGGAATTGGACATTCACTACAAGAACATAGTGTTGTATTAATTCGTGGAGGTAGAGTAAAAGACTTACCAGGGGTTAGATACCATATAGTTCGTGGAACATTAGATGCAGCTGGGGTTGCAAACCGTAAACAAGCTCGTTCTAAATATGGTGCTAAAAGAGCTAAGAAAAAATAATTAAAATAAAAATATAAGAAATTTAAAAATCTATGAAAGAAGGTGAACTAAATGCCTCGTAAAGGACATATCGCTAAACGTGATGTACTTCCTGATCCAATCTATGATTCAAAATTAGTTACTAAAGCAATTAATCAAATTATGTTAGATGGTAAAAAAGGTACAGCACAATCAATTTTATATGGTGCATTTACAAGAGTCCAAGAAACAACTGGACGTGATGCAATAGAAGTATTTAACGAAGCTATAAACAATATAATGCCTGTTCTTGAAACAAGAGCACGTCGTATTGGTGGACAAAACTACCAAGTACCAGTCGAAGTAAGAAGTGACAGACGTCAAACTTTAGGGTTAAGATGGTTAATCAAATACTCAAGACTTCGTCATGAAAAAACAATGGAAGAAAAATTAGCAAAAGAGATTATTGATGCATCACAAGGTGTAGGAGCATCAGTTAAAAAACGTGAAGATACCCACAAAATGGCAGAAGCTAATAAAGCATTTGCACATTACCGTTGGTAATCTGTTAGAAGGAGAAATGAAATATGCCACGTAGTATATCTTTAGAGAAAACTCGTAATATTGGGATTATGGCCCATATTGATGCGGGTAAAACAACAACTACAGAAAGAATCTTATACCATACAGGTAAAATCCACAAAATAGGGGAAACACATGATGGTGGTGCTCAAATGGACTGGATGGAACAAGAACAAGAACGAGGCATTACTATTACTTCAGCTGCTACAACCGCTTTTTGGCGTGATCATCGATTTAATATTATTGACACCCCAGGACACGTAGACTTTACTGTTGAAGTATCAAGATCATTACGTGTACTTGACGGTGCTGTTACAGTTCTAGATGCTCAAGCAGGTGTTGAGCCTCAAACTGAAACTGTATGGCGTCAAGCTACAGAGTATAAAGTTCCAAGAGTTGTTTTTGTTAATAAAATGGACAAAATCGGTGCTGATTTTGAACATGCAATCGGAACAATTCACAATCGTTTAGGCGCTAAAGCTAATGCAATTCAATTGCCAATTGGTGCTGAAAATGATTTTGATGGAATTATTGATCTAGTTGAAATGAAAGCTTATCATTTCGATGGTAATCCAGAAGAAACTTATAATGAAATTGAAATTCCAAGTCATTTAGTTGAAAAAGCTAACAAGATGCGAGTTGAACTTGTTGAAAGTGTAGCTGACTTTGATGAAGAATTAATGATGAGTTATTTAGAAGGTGAAATGCCTTCTGCTGAAAGATTAAAACAAGCAATTAGAAAAGCTACATTAACTGTTGAATTTTTCCCAGTATTATGTGGTTCAGCATTTAAAAACAAAGGTGTTAAATTTGTTCTTGATGCTGCAATTAACTACTTGCCTTCACCACTTGATATTCCACCAGTAGTTGGACACGACTCTGAAGGAAATGAAATAGTGAGAATTACATCTGATGATGAAGAATTTACTGCATTAGCATTTAAAGTTATGACTGACCCTTATGTTGGTAGATTAACATTCTTTAGAGTTTATGCTGGTACAGTTAAAGCTGGATCATATGTAAATAATGCAACAAAAGGTAAGAGAGAAAGATTTGGACGTATTCTACAAATGCACGCGAACACTCGTACTGAAATTGATGAAGTATTCGCTGGAGATATTGCTGCAGTTGTTGGATTGAAAGATACTACAACTGGAGATACATTAACTGATGAAAAAGATGATATTATCTTAGAATCAATGAATTTCCCTGAACCAGTTATTAACGTTGCTATCGAACCTAAAACAAAACAAGACCAAGACAGAATGGGGATTGCTTTATCTAAATTAGCTGAGGAAGATCCAACATTTAGAACTTATTCTGATAAAGAAACTGGTCAAACAATTATCGCTGGTATGGGTGAGTTACACTTAGATATTATTGTTGATAGAATGAGACGTGAATTTAAAGTTGAAGCAAATGTTTCAGCACCTCAAGTATCATATCGTGAAACAATCAGCAAAACTGCTGAAATTGAAGGTAAATTCGTTCGTCAATCAGGTGGACGTGGACAATACGGCCACGTTTGGATTAAGTTTGAACCAAATCCAGGTAAAGGCTTTGAATTTGTTGACAAAATTGTTGGTGGGGTTGTTCCAAGAGAATATATTCCAGCAGTAGGTAAAGGACTTGATGAAGCGTTAGAACAAGGTATTGTTGCAGGATATCCTGTAATTGATATTAAGGCTACATTATTTGATGGTTCATACCATGATGTCGATTCATCTGAAATGGCATTTAAAATTGCTGCATCAATGGCGTTAAAAGAAACTAAAAATGTTGGTGGTCCTGTAATCTTAGAACCAATCATGGACGTTGAAGTAGTAACTCCAAATGACTATGTTGGTAACGTGATTGGAGACTTAACTGCTCGTCGTGGTCGTTTAAGTAGCCAAGAAGGTAGAGGGAACGCTGTTGCTATTAGAGCTACTGTGCCTTTATCAGAAATGTTTGGATATGCAACTGCATTACGTTCAAATACACAAGGACGTGCTACATCAGGAATGCAATTCTCACATTATGAACCAACACCTAAATCAATCGCTGAAGAAATCATAAAAAAACGTAGCGGTAATTAATTGTTGCAAAATAAGACAATATATTATAAAATAATAGATGGACATATATAATAAAAATAAAAACCTAAAATAGGAGGAAAATAAAAATGGCAAAACAAAAATTTGAAAGAACTAAACCACATGTTAACGTTGGAACAATTGGCCACGTTGACCACGGTAAAACAACTTTAACAGCTGCAATCACATCAGTATTATCTGAAAAAGGATATGCACAAAAACAAGATTATGCTGCAATCGATAAAGCACCAGAAGAAAGAGAACGTGGTATTACTATTAATACTTCACACGTTGAATATGAAACAGATAAACGCCACTACGCTCACGTAGACTGCCCAGGACATGCTGACTATGTTAAAAACATGATCACAGGTGCTGCACAAATGGATGGTGGTATCTTAGTAGTTTCTGCTGCAGACGGCCCTATGCCTCAAACAAGAGAACACATCTTACTTGCTCGTCAAGTTGGGGTACCTAAATTAGTTGTATTCTTAAACAAATGTGACTTAGTTGATGATGAAGAATTATTAGACTTAGTTGAAATGGAAGTTCGTGAATTATTAAGCGAATATGATTTCCCAGGCGATGACATTCCTGTTATCCGTGGATCAGCTTTCCAAGCTTTACAAGGTGACGCTAAATGGACTGGAAAAATCTTAGAATTAATGGATGCTGTTGACTCATATATCGATAACCCAGTTAGAGATACTGACAAACCATTCTTAATGCCAGTTGAAGACGTGTTTACAATTACAGGACGTGGAACAGTTGCTACTGGACGTGTTGAACGTGGACAAGTTAAAGTTGGTGATGCTGTTGATATCATCGGTATTAAAGATACTAAAGGAACAACAGTTACAGGTGTTGAAATGTTTAGAAAATTATTAGACTATGCAGAAGCTGGAGACAACATTGGAGCATTATTACGTGGTGTTTCTCGTGATGACGTTGAACGTGGACAAGTATTAGCTAAACCTAAAACAGTTAACCCACATACTAATTTCGAAGCACAAGTTTACGTATTATCAAAAGAAGAAGGTGGACGTCATACTGCATTCTTCTCAAACTATCGTCCTCAATTCTATTTCAGAACTACTGACGTTACAGGTGTTGTAACTTTACCAGAAGGAACTGAAATGGTTATGCCAGGAGACAATACTGTATTAAACGTAGAATTAATTCACCCAATCGCAATCGAAGAAGGAACTAAGTTCTCAATTCGTGAAGGTGGACGTACAGTTGGTGCAGGTTCAGTTGTTAAGATTTTAAAATAATTAATAAATAATTATAAATTTAGATGCCTAAGAAATTAGGCATTTATTTTTTTAGGCTTTATTAACCAAAAAAACAATAAAAAAGGGTATAATAAATATAATAATTATTAATATGGAAGTGATTGTATGATAGATACACATGCTCATCTGAATGTTTCGGAGTATAATGATGATGTTAATGATGTAGTTAAAAGAGCAAAAGAGAATCAAGTTAAAAAAATTATCGTTGTTGGAATGGATCATGAAACAAGTTTAAAAGCGATTGAACTTTCTACAAAATATCAAGAATTATACGCAACTGTAGGAATTCATCCGGGTTATGTTAATGATTCTGATCATATGAAGCTAAATGGGCTTTATAATAATAAAAAAGTTATTGCTGTTGGTGAAATTGGTCTAGATTATTATTGGACTGATGACAATAGAGAATTACAAGAAAAGATTTTTGAAGAACAAATTCAAAAAGCAATTTTATTAAATCTTCCTGTTATTATTCATACAAGAAATTCATTTAATGAAGCATATGAAATAGTTAAAAAATATCAAGGCAAAGTAAGAGGCGTTTTTCATTGCTTTAGTAGTAATTATATTGATGCCTTAAAAGCGATTGAATTAGGATTCTTCATAGGTGTAGATGGGCCTATAACATTTAAAAATAACCAAATGTTAGTTGAAATTGTTCAAAATATTCCGTTAGAAAATCTGTTGATAGAGACAGATAGTCCATATTTAACACCAATTCCTTTTAGAGGTAAGCGAAATGAACCTGCAAATGTTTATTATGTTGCGCAAAAAATTGCTGAAATAAAAAATATAAGTTTTGATGAAGTAAAAAAAGTAACAACAAATAATGCAGTTAAACTATTTAATTTGAGAGGTGACAAATAATGAAAAAGAAAATATTTATAGTTATAAGTATACTACTTTTAGTAATAACTTTGGTATCTTGTAAAAGTTTATTAGGGGGTAATACTGCTAAATATTCTAGTAATGATGATTATGAGAAACTAGTTATTAATAACGCGGATAAAATTAATTCTACAACAGTTTCTTTAATAAACTCTGATAATGAAAATTCTGCAATTGGATCGGCAGTTGTTTATAAAAAAGATAAAGGATTAACAAAAGATACTTTTTATGCTATTACATCAGCAAATATAATTATTGAAAACGGAAAAAAATTACGTGTCTTAACTTCAAGAGCCTCAACATCTGAGGTTGTAACTAGTTATACATATAACGAAGAATATGGAATTGGTCTAATTGAATTTAAATCTAATTTCAAATTAAATGTTGCTGAGATTAGTGATGCATCAAAACTATCAAAAGTTGAGATTGGCCAAACGATAACTTCAATTGGAACAACAGCAAACCTAGATAACTTTAATACATTTAAAACAGGGATTGTAACTAATCTAGTTTCATACAATAATCTTCAAGATTATGCATTTACTCATGATGCTGCTAATAATGCTGGAGAATTAGGATCAGGTGTTTTTAACTTAGAAGGTAAGTTGATTGGTATAAATATTGAAAAGAAATATTATAAAACTAAACTTCTAAATGGTACATATAATGTTTTAGGACTTAATACAGCTGTTAAGATTGATCGAATTGCAAATTCATTAGATAGTTTAAAAATTGATGAACAATCTGTTGAATTACCAAATAGCTTCTTTGAATCAAATAATAATGAGTATAAAGAAACAAATTATAGTTCATATGAAAAAGCAATAATTGAAGTTAATAAAAAAGTAAGTCCTAGTATTGCAACAATTGTCCAAGGTGTGGAATATGCTACTGGACTAGTATACAAAAAAAATAATAATACATACTCTATTTTGACTAAAAAGTTTGAATCAACAATTGGTATGATAATAAGTGTTAATGGAAAAGAGTATAGCAATCTTAACCTTATTAATATTAATGATAAAATATCTGTTATTGAATTAAATACTGCTGATGATATTTTAGTTTATAATAGTACAGTAATTAATTCTAGCAAAGGGATAGAACTTGTTAACGGTCAAAAGATTCTAACTGTTGGAACAATTGATTCAAGATATGTAAATAGTTTGAATCAAGGAACTTTGTCTAAAAATGATTTTACAAATCAAATATTTATGCATGATGGTAAATTTAATTTAGGACAAGAAGGTGCTCCAATCTTTAACTTAAATGGTGAATTATTAGGGATTAATCTATACAAAGAAAATACCGTGACAACATCTGAAGGAGAAATAGTTGCTGAAGGATTAGGTTATGCATACAATATTAATTATTTGGTTCCTGAATTATTAAATCTTGAGAATGAGTTAGAAATTACAAATCTTTATCAATCAAATGTTGATTATGAAAAGAAAATAATTGATGTTGTTAATAAGGCATATGATTCAACAGTTACTGTTTCAACTGAAACAGGACATGGTTCTGGAATAATCTTTAAGAAAGAAGTAGTAAATAACGTTAATAGATATTACGTTTTAACGAACGAACATGTTGTTGAGAAAGCAAAAAATATTTCAATATCTTTCAATGGTAAAAACAACTATATTACTGCCCTTGATTATCAAACAACTACATTATATGATATGTCTATTGTAAGATTTGAATCAGTAAATGATTATCAAGTTTATAACTCGAAAGTTATTAATAATGATGAAAATATTGGATATTCTATAGGTCAAACTGCGATTGCTATTGGTACACCAATGAGTGATTCATTAAATGGTTATGTAACAGTTGGTAGTTTATCGACAACTGAAAAACAGTATAGAACAGTATCTAAACTTGGACTTATTCAAGATGTTGCTATTAATCCTGGTAATAGTGGTGGTCCATTATTTAACCTTAATGGCGAGTTGATGGGATTAAATGTTTCGAAATTATTAACATATGATACTTCTAAAGGAAGATTGTTTGCTGAGAGAGTTGGGACAAGTCTAAATATAAATGTTTTAAAAACACAAGTGAATTATAGTACATATTTAACAATGACTAAAACTCCAAAACTTGGTGTAAAAATTAGTCAAGTAGAAACATTAATTACTAATAAAACATTAAGTGAAGATGAAATGAATAAAATAGCTAGACATACTGATGGATTAGTTGTTGTTGGAACTGATGAGGCACGTGGATCATATAATCAATTACTTGAATATGATTTAATTATTGCTGCTGAAGGTAGAACTGTTAGAACACAAAATGATCTTGTAAATATTGTTTCAAATATGGTTTTTGGTCAAGAATATAGTGTGAAAGTATTAAGAAATGTTAATAACAAAACTCAAGAAATTACTGTCAAGGTCGTTATAAAATAATGATTCAAATAATTGAAAGTTTGAAAGAAAAACATTTGAAGATTGCTTTTGCTGAAAGTATGACTGGTGGATATTTAAGCGAATGTATTACTAGACATAATGGAGCAAGTCGTATCTTTAGTGGATCAATTGTTGCTTATACAAAAGATATGAAAATAAATATCTTAAAAGTAAAATCAAAAACTATTGATGAAAAAACAGTTATAAGTAATGAAGTTGCTACAGAAATGGTTT contains the following coding sequences:
- a CDS encoding aminotransferase class I/II-fold pyridoxal phosphate-dependent enzyme, translated to MDLFTKAYTYDTAKKAKQGGFYPYFHELSSKQDVLVEMEGHEVIMIGSNNYLGLTTHPEVIKASMEATEKYGTGVSGSRFLNGTLDLHLELEKDLAKFLGKEDATIFSTGYQSNLGFISAIAGRNDLIFSDKENHASIYDGIKLSYAEMIRYNHNDMDDLEKKLAAADPKKGKLIVTDGVFSMGGDLCKLPELVKLAKKYGARLMVDDAHGLGVMGKTGRGTAEHFDLMNEVDIVMGTFSKSLASSGGFIAGEKDVIEYIRHHSRPYIFNAAIPPSNTAAAHAALKVLMREPERVENLRKVSNYVREGLKSRGLKIRESITPIIPIFTYTPIRTMVACNTLFKNGVYVNPVVPPATAHGECLIRTSYMATHPKELLDKAMDTIVKVLNELPSEEEILK
- a CDS encoding TatD family hydrolase, which gives rise to MIDTHAHLNVSEYNDDVNDVVKRAKENQVKKIIVVGMDHETSLKAIELSTKYQELYATVGIHPGYVNDSDHMKLNGLYNNKKVIAVGEIGLDYYWTDDNRELQEKIFEEQIQKAILLNLPVIIHTRNSFNEAYEIVKKYQGKVRGVFHCFSSNYIDALKAIELGFFIGVDGPITFKNNQMLVEIVQNIPLENLLIETDSPYLTPIPFRGKRNEPANVYYVAQKIAEIKNISFDEVKKVTTNNAVKLFNLRGDK
- a CDS encoding SDR family NAD(P)-dependent oxidoreductase, yielding MKVAIVTGSSSGIGYALCNLLSKKGIKVYGISRTISENENVINISGDVTKADDIKKIFASIYEKEGRIDYLINNAGMGISGSVEATSLEDFESIFNVNLKGTFITSKEILPYMRKNNSGKIVNIGSVASEFSIPFQTFYSSSKAAIKAFSEALNNEVSPYGISVCTILPGDVKTNFTKSRKTNENELEAYEKRVSKSIGLMAKDEQNGMDVQYVSKVIYKTINKKRMPIQKTIGFKYKVFIFLKRFLPTKVVNKLVGAIYAFKKER
- a CDS encoding formate/nitrite transporter family protein — protein: MHKQHSIFLKAILSGIYIAIAGVTYLVVSDMTGSKLIGALLFSLALLVICNRGYYLYTGKIGYLLPYKKGGLKMIGQTLAGNFVGIVIVVLMIFLAGVPNITELAKVAVDHKLDNTWYEIIGLSFFCGILMYTAVDGFYNIKSDFGKNIIVILSVVVFIVAGFEHCIANIAYFMLAKTISLKVVLYFILMVIGNAMGAILINLLHERIKKESSEAVN
- the rpsL gene encoding 30S ribosomal protein S12 — its product is MPTISQLIKNGREDKIDKSKSPALGYGYNSIQKKRSDYTSPQKRGVCTRVTTMTPRKPNSALRKYARVRLSNGTEVTAYIPGIGHSLQEHSVVLIRGGRVKDLPGVRYHIVRGTLDAAGVANRKQARSKYGAKRAKKK
- the tuf gene encoding elongation factor Tu; amino-acid sequence: MAKQKFERTKPHVNVGTIGHVDHGKTTLTAAITSVLSEKGYAQKQDYAAIDKAPEERERGITINTSHVEYETDKRHYAHVDCPGHADYVKNMITGAAQMDGGILVVSAADGPMPQTREHILLARQVGVPKLVVFLNKCDLVDDEELLDLVEMEVRELLSEYDFPGDDIPVIRGSAFQALQGDAKWTGKILELMDAVDSYIDNPVRDTDKPFLMPVEDVFTITGRGTVATGRVERGQVKVGDAVDIIGIKDTKGTTVTGVEMFRKLLDYAEAGDNIGALLRGVSRDDVERGQVLAKPKTVNPHTNFEAQVYVLSKEEGGRHTAFFSNYRPQFYFRTTDVTGVVTLPEGTEMVMPGDNTVLNVELIHPIAIEEGTKFSIREGGRTVGAGSVVKILK
- the rpsG gene encoding 30S ribosomal protein S7 translates to MPRKGHIAKRDVLPDPIYDSKLVTKAINQIMLDGKKGTAQSILYGAFTRVQETTGRDAIEVFNEAINNIMPVLETRARRIGGQNYQVPVEVRSDRRQTLGLRWLIKYSRLRHEKTMEEKLAKEIIDASQGVGASVKKREDTHKMAEANKAFAHYRW
- the fusA gene encoding elongation factor G; this encodes MPRSISLEKTRNIGIMAHIDAGKTTTTERILYHTGKIHKIGETHDGGAQMDWMEQEQERGITITSAATTAFWRDHRFNIIDTPGHVDFTVEVSRSLRVLDGAVTVLDAQAGVEPQTETVWRQATEYKVPRVVFVNKMDKIGADFEHAIGTIHNRLGAKANAIQLPIGAENDFDGIIDLVEMKAYHFDGNPEETYNEIEIPSHLVEKANKMRVELVESVADFDEELMMSYLEGEMPSAERLKQAIRKATLTVEFFPVLCGSAFKNKGVKFVLDAAINYLPSPLDIPPVVGHDSEGNEIVRITSDDEEFTALAFKVMTDPYVGRLTFFRVYAGTVKAGSYVNNATKGKRERFGRILQMHANTRTEIDEVFAGDIAAVVGLKDTTTGDTLTDEKDDIILESMNFPEPVINVAIEPKTKQDQDRMGIALSKLAEEDPTFRTYSDKETGQTIIAGMGELHLDIIVDRMRREFKVEANVSAPQVSYRETISKTAEIEGKFVRQSGGRGQYGHVWIKFEPNPGKGFEFVDKIVGGVVPREYIPAVGKGLDEALEQGIVAGYPVIDIKATLFDGSYHDVDSSEMAFKIAASMALKETKNVGGPVILEPIMDVEVVTPNDYVGNVIGDLTARRGRLSSQEGRGNAVAIRATVPLSEMFGYATALRSNTQGRATSGMQFSHYEPTPKSIAEEIIKKRSGN
- a CDS encoding diacylglycerol/lipid kinase family protein, whose product is MKYLLLYNPVSGKGKFYKKIPYIKDYFKNKGLELDIYSSKSPKDLEDKATMFSSKYDVFLVSGGDGTINEVVNGLMRVNKRPSLAVLPSGTANDVAAILGISKKIKKTLDIITTTKPVGMDVNLLNDRYFLYTTAAGILTKISYDIPRSKVKKFGYFAYLSEGAKDIMKNYRMKMNVVHDEGEISGEFMLVLGLSSRRVGGFFLKNFSRPKLDDGKFELRLIRSRKFFKLTKLASFFLFGGKKGKRDVQLESSYYKISTSSDIVWNTDGEKACIGEVEITVMKKQINVYVSKKSKKKFFSIND